A window of the Artemia franciscana chromosome 3, ASM3288406v1, whole genome shotgun sequence genome harbors these coding sequences:
- the LOC136025299 gene encoding mitochondrial import inner membrane translocase subunit Tim8 B-like: MFGFGGSSDTSSGSSSPESDLSSFSVGENPIDFTSSSPMASGLGSAGSSGVDADLQRTLMIEQQRAQFQAQIHKVTDICWDMCMDKPKSSLDSRTETCIANCTERFLDHTILITKRFAQLLQKSAGY; this comes from the exons atgtttgGCTTTGGTGGCTCATCTGATACAAGCTCTGGCTCAAGCTCACCCGAGTCAGACCTGAGTAGTTTTAGTGTTGGAGAAAATCCAATAGACTTCACAAGCTCAAGTCCCATGGCTTCAGGATTAGGATCAGCTGGCAGCAGTGGAGTTGATGCAGATTTACAACGTACCCTTATGATTGAACAACAAAGAGCCCAGTTTCAAGCACAG ATCCACAAGGTTACTGATATATGCTGGGATATGTGCATGGATAAACCCAAATCAAGTTTGGACAGCCGGACGGAGACATGTATAGCTAACTGTACTGAACGCTTCCTAGATCATACAATTTTAATCACAAAGAGGTTTGCACAACTTTTACAGAAAAGTGCTGGATATTAg